A single Pseudomonas brassicacearum DNA region contains:
- a CDS encoding flagellar basal body P-ring protein FlgI: MSAAFSAQAERLKDIASISGVRSNQLIGYGLVVGLNGTGDQTTQTPFTLQTFNNMLSQFGIKVPAGSGNVQLKNVAAVSVSADLPAFAKPGQQVDITVSSIGNSKSLRGGTLLLTPLKGIDGNVYAIAQGNLVVGGFDAEGRDGSKITVNVPSAGRIPGGASVERAVPSGFNQGNSLTLNLNRSDFTTAKRIVDKINDMLGPGVAQALDGGSVRVTAPLDPSQRVDYLSILENLEVDPGQAVAKVIINSRTGTIVIGQNVKVSPAAVTHGSLTVTITEDPIVSQPGPLSNGQTAVVPRSRVNAEQEAKPMFKFGPGTTLDEIVRAVNQVGAAPGDLMAILEALKQAGALQADLIVI; encoded by the coding sequence ATGTCGGCAGCCTTTAGCGCTCAAGCCGAGCGTCTGAAGGACATCGCCAGCATTTCCGGCGTGCGTTCCAACCAGTTGATCGGCTACGGCCTGGTCGTGGGCCTGAACGGCACCGGTGACCAGACCACCCAGACCCCGTTCACCCTGCAGACCTTCAACAACATGTTGTCGCAGTTCGGTATCAAGGTGCCGGCCGGCTCCGGTAACGTGCAGTTGAAGAACGTCGCGGCGGTGTCGGTCAGTGCCGATCTGCCGGCGTTCGCCAAGCCTGGCCAGCAGGTGGATATCACCGTTTCGTCCATCGGTAACTCCAAGAGCCTGCGTGGCGGCACCCTGCTGCTGACGCCGCTCAAGGGTATCGACGGCAACGTCTACGCCATCGCCCAGGGCAACCTGGTGGTCGGCGGTTTCGATGCCGAGGGGCGCGACGGTTCGAAGATCACCGTCAACGTTCCGTCGGCCGGTCGCATCCCTGGCGGTGCGTCGGTGGAGCGTGCGGTGCCGAGCGGTTTCAACCAGGGCAACAGCCTGACGCTGAACCTCAACCGTTCCGACTTCACCACCGCCAAGCGTATCGTCGACAAGATCAACGACATGCTCGGCCCAGGCGTGGCCCAGGCCCTCGACGGTGGTTCGGTGCGCGTCACGGCGCCGCTGGATCCGAGCCAGCGGGTCGACTACCTGTCGATCCTGGAAAACCTTGAGGTCGACCCGGGCCAGGCGGTGGCGAAAGTCATCATCAACTCGCGTACCGGCACCATCGTGATCGGCCAGAACGTCAAGGTGTCTCCGGCCGCCGTGACCCACGGCAGCCTGACCGTGACCATCACCGAAGACCCGATCGTCAGCCAGCCGGGGCCGCTGTCCAACGGCCAGACCGCCGTGGTGCCCCGCTCGCGAGTCAATGCCGAGCAGGAAGCCAAGCCGATGTTCAAGTTCGGCCCGGGCACTACCCTGGATGAAATCGTCCGGGCGGTGAACCAGGTCGGCGCGGCGCCGGGCGACCTGATGGCGATCCTCGAAGCCTTGAAGCAGGCCGGCGCGTTGCAAGCCGACCTCATTGTGATTTGA
- the flgH gene encoding flagellar basal body L-ring protein FlgH, with protein sequence MKRFVSVLALSGVTALAGCVAPTPRPNDPYYAPVLPRTPLPAAANNGSIYQAGFEQNLYSDRKAFRVGDIITITLNERTQASKNANSQIDKTSETSVGLTSLFGSSLTTNNPIGGGDLSLNAGYGSDRATKGDSKSGQSNSLTGSITVTVADVLPNGIIVVRGEKWLTLNTGDELVRIAGMVRADDIATDNTVSSTRVADARITYSGTGAFADASQPGWFDRFFLSPKFPF encoded by the coding sequence ATGAAACGCTTCGTATCTGTTCTGGCACTGAGTGGGGTCACCGCGCTCGCGGGCTGTGTCGCGCCGACACCCAGGCCCAATGACCCGTATTACGCCCCGGTGTTGCCGCGCACGCCGTTGCCGGCTGCGGCCAACAATGGTTCGATCTACCAGGCCGGCTTCGAGCAGAACCTGTACAGCGACCGCAAGGCCTTCCGGGTCGGTGACATCATCACTATCACCCTGAACGAGCGGACCCAGGCCAGCAAGAACGCCAACTCGCAGATCGACAAGACCAGCGAGACCAGCGTTGGCCTGACCTCGCTGTTCGGCTCCAGCCTGACCACCAACAACCCGATCGGTGGCGGCGACCTGAGCCTCAACGCCGGCTACGGCTCCGACCGTGCCACCAAAGGCGACAGCAAGTCCGGCCAGAGCAACAGCCTGACCGGTTCGATTACCGTGACCGTCGCCGATGTGTTGCCCAACGGCATCATCGTCGTGCGCGGCGAGAAGTGGCTGACCCTCAACACCGGTGACGAACTGGTGCGCATCGCCGGCATGGTTCGCGCCGACGACATTGCCACCGACAACACGGTTTCCTCGACCCGTGTGGCCGATGCGCGCATCACCTACTCGGGCACCGGCGCCTTTGCCGATGCGAGTCAACCGGGTTGGTTCGACCGTTTCTTCCTCAGCCCGAAGTTCCCTTTCTAG
- the flgJ gene encoding flagellar assembly peptidoglycan hydrolase FlgJ, protein MDMRKGALISGDSGSYSDLNRLNQLKVGDKNSDSNLRKVAQEFESLFLGEMLKSMRSATEALGKDNPMNTPEAKQYQEMYDQQLAVSMSREGGGIGLADVLLRQMSKNKPLAPGEAATLSAAKQQEALDKVAKAPVPTPLAAGTLPTDGPLSRISGQRPLWASRAVSASQGAEGVHRNDMELLNQRRLALPPKLADRLLAGLVPSAAVNADVPAQNVLTDRAIAAVKPATGDLANGDWLAALKAAEPKGDMQVYGRAVAQPPLAPARKAFRDADEFVNAMLPMAKEAADRIGVDPRYLVAQAALETGWGKSVMRQPDGSSSHNLFGIKASQNWKGDSARAITSEFRNGAMVKETAEFRSYASYRDSFHDLVNLLQSNSRYQDVLKSADNPEQFVRELQKAGYATDPHYASKISNIARQMTSYQNYASAGATTTL, encoded by the coding sequence ATGGATATGCGCAAGGGCGCTTTGATCAGCGGGGACTCGGGTTCCTACTCGGACCTGAACCGCTTGAACCAGCTCAAGGTCGGCGACAAGAACAGCGACAGCAACCTGCGTAAAGTGGCACAGGAATTCGAGTCGCTGTTCCTTGGCGAAATGCTCAAGTCCATGCGTTCGGCCACCGAGGCCTTGGGCAAGGACAATCCGATGAACACGCCAGAAGCCAAGCAGTACCAGGAAATGTACGACCAGCAGTTGGCCGTTTCCATGTCCCGCGAAGGCGGTGGTATTGGCCTGGCCGATGTGCTGCTGCGCCAGATGTCCAAGAACAAGCCACTGGCCCCCGGCGAGGCGGCGACCTTGTCGGCTGCCAAGCAACAAGAGGCGCTGGACAAGGTTGCCAAGGCGCCGGTGCCGACACCGCTGGCTGCCGGGACCCTGCCTACTGACGGCCCATTGTCGCGTATCAGTGGCCAGCGTCCGTTGTGGGCTTCGCGGGCCGTGAGTGCATCGCAAGGGGCCGAGGGCGTCCACCGCAACGACATGGAATTGCTCAACCAGCGCCGCCTGGCCCTGCCACCGAAACTGGCCGACCGCCTGCTCGCCGGGCTGGTGCCTTCGGCGGCGGTCAATGCCGATGTGCCTGCGCAGAACGTCCTGACGGATCGCGCCATCGCCGCCGTCAAGCCGGCCACTGGCGACCTGGCCAATGGCGACTGGTTGGCCGCACTCAAGGCCGCCGAGCCGAAAGGCGACATGCAGGTCTATGGCCGCGCCGTGGCACAGCCACCGCTGGCACCGGCCCGCAAGGCCTTCCGCGATGCCGATGAATTCGTCAATGCCATGTTGCCAATGGCCAAGGAAGCGGCCGATCGCATTGGCGTCGACCCGCGTTACCTGGTAGCCCAGGCCGCCCTGGAAACCGGTTGGGGCAAATCGGTCATGCGCCAGCCCGATGGCAGCAGCAGTCACAACCTGTTCGGCATCAAGGCCAGCCAAAACTGGAAGGGCGATTCAGCCCGGGCGATTACCAGCGAATTCCGTAATGGCGCGATGGTCAAGGAGACGGCCGAGTTCCGTTCCTACGCCTCGTACCGTGACAGTTTCCATGACCTGGTCAATCTGCTGCAAAGCAACAGTCGCTATCAAGATGTGCTGAAGTCGGCCGATAACCCGGAACAGTTTGTACGCGAGTTGCAGAAGGCCGGTTACGCCACCGACCCGCACTACGCCAGCAAGATTTCGAACATAGCCCGGCAGATGACGAGTTACCAAAACTACGCTTCTGCAGGCGCCACCACGACTTTATAA
- a CDS encoding flagellar hook-associated protein 3 — protein sequence MRISTSQFYESTAANYQKNFANVVKTSEEASSLVRVNTAADDPVGASRLLQLGTQASMLAQYETNTNTIKATLGTTEAVMTSIGNVLQRAKELAVGAGNAGYTDADRQANASELAQIEEQLLSLMNSKDENGKYIFAGSKGDTIPFTRNNDGSYSYNGDQVTLDLPVGDTMSMATNSTGWEVFQQAVNTSRSQVTMTAPAVDDGRVVLSNGQVSSSVTYNSKFRSGEPYTVEFTSGTQLKITDSGGNDVTAEASLGGAFDPNSKSGQAVQFRGLELTLNINLQTGDTAGTVLPGHTFTLAAKPDTFVTTRSPGNPTTVQVTGSEITDPVAYHASFPTGSAVLKFTSATDFDLYSAPLTANSQPVSSGTLAGNVATASGVSFTLDGTPAADDQFSIAVNTHETQNILDTVNQLKTALSTPTNNDPIALQKLQASLASGIGNLASGTDQLSSALSSVGGRGQALETQSDTNQSLLLANNQTQSSIRDSDAAEVMTRLTLQQTMLQASQLAFSKIAQLGLFNKI from the coding sequence ATGCGCATTTCCACTTCCCAGTTTTACGAAAGCACGGCTGCGAACTACCAGAAGAACTTCGCCAACGTGGTCAAGACCAGCGAAGAGGCCAGCAGCCTGGTGCGGGTGAACACCGCTGCCGATGATCCGGTAGGCGCTTCGCGTCTGCTGCAACTGGGCACGCAAGCGTCGATGCTGGCTCAGTACGAAACCAACACCAACACCATCAAGGCGACCCTGGGCACCACTGAAGCGGTGATGACCAGCATTGGCAACGTGCTGCAGCGCGCCAAGGAATTGGCCGTCGGTGCCGGCAACGCCGGCTACACCGACGCCGATCGCCAGGCCAACGCCTCGGAGCTGGCGCAGATCGAAGAACAACTGCTGAGCTTGATGAACAGCAAGGACGAAAACGGCAAGTACATTTTCGCCGGCTCCAAGGGCGACACCATTCCGTTCACCCGCAACAACGATGGCAGCTACAGCTATAACGGTGACCAGGTGACCCTCGACCTGCCTGTCGGCGACACCATGTCGATGGCCACCAACAGCACCGGCTGGGAAGTGTTCCAGCAGGCCGTCAACACCAGCCGCAGCCAAGTCACCATGACTGCGCCTGCGGTGGATGATGGTCGCGTGGTGCTGTCCAACGGCCAAGTGTCGTCCAGTGTCACCTACAACAGCAAATTCCGCAGCGGCGAGCCGTACACCGTTGAGTTCACCAGCGGTACGCAACTGAAAATCACCGACTCCGGCGGCAACGATGTCACCGCAGAGGCCAGCCTGGGCGGCGCTTTTGACCCCAACAGCAAAAGCGGCCAGGCGGTACAGTTCCGGGGACTGGAACTGACCTTGAACATCAACCTGCAAACCGGTGATACCGCGGGCACTGTGTTGCCCGGCCATACTTTCACCCTGGCCGCCAAACCGGACACCTTTGTCACGACTCGCAGCCCGGGCAACCCGACCACGGTCCAGGTCACTGGCAGCGAAATCACCGACCCGGTGGCCTATCACGCCAGTTTTCCTACCGGTTCGGCCGTATTGAAGTTCACCAGTGCCACCGATTTCGACCTCTACAGCGCGCCGCTGACCGCCAACAGCCAGCCGGTGTCCAGCGGTACCCTGGCCGGCAACGTGGCTACCGCTTCGGGCGTGAGCTTCACACTGGACGGAACGCCTGCCGCTGACGATCAGTTCAGCATCGCGGTCAACACCCATGAGACCCAGAATATTCTGGACACTGTTAACCAGTTGAAAACTGCGTTGAGCACGCCGACCAACAACGATCCGATTGCGTTGCAGAAGTTGCAGGCATCGCTGGCCTCCGGCATCGGCAACCTGGCCAGCGGCACCGATCAGTTGTCCAGCGCCTTGAGCTCGGTAGGTGGGCGTGGCCAGGCCCTGGAAACCCAAAGCGACACGAACCAGAGCCTGCTGTTGGCCAATAACCAGACTCAATCATCGATTCGTGATTCCGATGCGGCCGAAGTGATGACTCGCCTGACCTTGCAGCAGACCATGTTGCAGGCCTCGCAACTGGCGTTCAGCAAGATCGCCCAGTTGGGTCTGTTCAACAAGATCTGA
- the flgG gene encoding flagellar basal-body rod protein FlgG, with the protein MLPALWVAKTGLSAQDTNLTTISNNLANVSTTGFKRDRAEFQDLLYQVKRQPGAQSTQDSELPSGLQVGTGVRIVGTQKNFNAGSLQTTEQPLDMAIDGRGFFQILQPDGTTSYTRDGTFHLDSNGQIVNASGFALEPAIIIPNDAQTFTVGRDGTVSITVAGNPAAQVIGNLQTADFINPAGLQAVGNNLFLETAASGAPQVGTPGLNGFGTTLQNTLETSNVSTVEEMVNMITTQRAYEMNSKVISTADQMLSFVTQNL; encoded by the coding sequence ATGCTTCCGGCTCTATGGGTTGCCAAAACAGGTCTGTCCGCCCAGGACACCAACCTGACGACCATTTCCAACAACCTGGCGAACGTTTCGACCACGGGTTTCAAACGTGATCGTGCCGAGTTCCAGGACCTGCTGTATCAGGTGAAACGCCAGCCTGGCGCCCAGTCGACCCAGGACAGCGAACTGCCGTCGGGCCTGCAAGTGGGTACCGGTGTGCGCATCGTCGGCACGCAGAAAAACTTCAACGCCGGCAGCCTGCAAACCACCGAGCAGCCCCTGGACATGGCCATCGACGGTCGCGGTTTCTTCCAGATCCTGCAGCCGGACGGCACCACGTCCTACACCCGCGACGGTACGTTCCACCTCGACTCCAACGGCCAGATCGTCAACGCCAGCGGTTTCGCCCTGGAGCCGGCCATCATCATTCCGAACGATGCCCAGACCTTTACCGTGGGCCGTGACGGCACCGTGTCCATCACCGTGGCGGGCAACCCGGCCGCCCAGGTGATCGGCAACCTGCAGACCGCCGACTTCATCAACCCGGCCGGCCTGCAAGCGGTGGGCAACAACCTGTTCCTGGAAACCGCCGCCAGTGGCGCGCCGCAAGTCGGCACCCCGGGCCTGAACGGCTTCGGCACCACGCTGCAGAACACCCTGGAAACGTCCAACGTAAGCACCGTCGAGGAGATGGTCAACATGATCACCACCCAGCGTGCCTACGAGATGAACTCCAAGGTGATCTCCACTGCCGACCAGATGCTCTCGTTCGTTACGCAGAATCTGTAA
- a CDS encoding flagellar basal body rod protein FlgF yields the protein MDKYLYVAMTGASQNALAQRAHANNLANISTNGFQKDLEQARSMPVFGDSFPARAFAMSERPATDFTPGALVETGRDLDVAVSGPGWMAVQNPDGGESYVRTGSLNVDALGVLRAGNGMPVMGNGGPIAVPPEQKIEIGQDGTISIRAMGEGPRVMAEVDRIKLVNPDLKNMTKGLDGSIRTKDGQPAPIDANVQLVSGFQEASNVNAVDEMTSVLALAKQFELHVKMMNTAKEGDEAMARVLQI from the coding sequence GTGGACAAGTACCTTTATGTGGCAATGACCGGCGCCAGCCAGAACGCACTGGCGCAGCGGGCCCATGCCAACAACCTGGCGAACATCTCCACCAATGGTTTTCAGAAAGACCTGGAGCAGGCGCGCTCGATGCCGGTGTTCGGCGACAGCTTTCCGGCGCGGGCGTTTGCCATGTCCGAACGGCCTGCCACGGACTTCACTCCGGGGGCGCTGGTAGAAACCGGTCGTGACCTCGATGTGGCGGTCAGTGGGCCGGGCTGGATGGCCGTGCAGAACCCCGATGGCGGTGAAAGCTACGTGCGCACCGGCAGCCTCAATGTTGACGCCTTGGGCGTGCTGCGCGCCGGCAACGGTATGCCGGTGATGGGCAACGGCGGTCCGATCGCCGTGCCGCCAGAGCAGAAGATCGAAATCGGCCAGGACGGCACCATCAGCATCCGCGCCATGGGCGAAGGCCCGCGGGTGATGGCTGAAGTGGACCGCATCAAGCTGGTCAATCCGGACCTCAAGAACATGACCAAGGGCCTGGATGGTTCGATCCGGACCAAGGACGGCCAACCGGCGCCCATTGATGCCAATGTGCAGTTGGTGTCGGGTTTCCAGGAGGCGAGCAACGTCAATGCCGTGGATGAAATGACCTCGGTGCTGGCCCTGGCCAAGCAGTTCGAGCTTCACGTCAAGATGATGAACACCGCCAAAGAAGGCGACGAGGCCATGGCTCGGGTCTTGCAGATCTAA
- the flgK gene encoding flagellar hook-associated protein FlgK: protein MSLLNIGMSGLSASQTALVTTGNNIANVDTAGYSRQQTVQTTKASNQYGNVFIGSGTTLADVRRVYNAFLEAQLKTTTSLNSDAAAYQGQITPLDSLLSDSGTGLNGALTKFFASVQNVNAKPGDDASRQLLLSDAQALSNRFNSVASQLTEQSQNINGNLSNMVEQVNNLAATVAQLNKKIAEVSNSGGAPNDLLDARSETIRQLSTFTGTQVVENGSSLDIYLGSGQPLVMGNTVNTLEAVPDKNDPGRIGIQLNSGSSSMDLTSVLTGGEIGGLMRYRSTVLDPAMNELGRVALVVADQMNSIQASGIDMNGAFGSNLFSNINSAAQMSQRSVASLNNSAGSGNFNIAIEDTGKLTTNDYKVTFTSGTDYTVQRLPDGTSMGAFNTATTPPPVIDGFSMTFANGTAAAGDSFKLTPTRNAAASIKTEMTDSKRLAIAAPLGAAIVPGGSGTLTIPASGQPTMTTKLDIYDEATTSIIQNGIKNSMPVKVVFGATSADGTSQAYQLLDAQGGTISSGTIKPGESNTLSLSVPLKDASGNPILDSSVPPVQRTVTFDMSIAGAPSDGASINVSLSQPGSLDNRNGTVLAGLQTAKTVDTDSSSKGISLNDAYGKLVEGVGSKAAQGKLDSAATGAILDNAKNARDSLSGVDLDEETGNLVKFQQYYTASSQIIKAAQEIFSTLINSL, encoded by the coding sequence ATGAGTTTGCTCAATATAGGGATGTCGGGTCTGTCAGCAAGCCAGACTGCGTTGGTGACCACGGGTAACAACATCGCCAACGTCGATACCGCCGGTTATTCGCGCCAGCAGACCGTGCAGACCACCAAGGCCTCGAACCAGTACGGCAACGTGTTCATCGGTTCCGGCACGACCCTGGCCGATGTGCGTCGGGTGTATAACGCCTTCCTTGAAGCACAACTGAAAACCACCACGTCGCTCAACAGTGACGCGGCGGCCTATCAGGGGCAAATCACGCCACTCGATTCCCTGTTGTCGGACAGCGGCACCGGTCTCAACGGGGCGCTGACCAAGTTTTTCGCCTCGGTGCAGAACGTCAACGCCAAGCCGGGTGACGATGCGTCCCGCCAGTTGCTGCTCAGCGATGCCCAGGCCTTGAGCAACCGTTTCAATTCGGTTGCCAGCCAGTTGACCGAGCAGAGCCAGAACATCAACGGCAACCTGTCGAACATGGTGGAGCAGGTCAACAACCTGGCGGCCACCGTTGCGCAGTTGAACAAGAAAATCGCCGAAGTCTCCAACTCCGGTGGCGCACCCAATGACCTGCTCGATGCCCGCAGCGAAACCATTCGCCAGCTCTCGACGTTCACCGGCACGCAGGTCGTCGAGAACGGCAGCAGCCTGGACATCTACCTGGGCTCCGGCCAACCACTGGTGATGGGCAATACCGTCAATACCCTCGAAGCGGTGCCGGACAAGAACGATCCGGGGCGCATTGGCATCCAGCTCAACAGTGGCTCCAGCTCCATGGACTTGACGTCGGTGCTCACCGGCGGCGAGATCGGTGGCTTGATGCGCTACCGCAGCACCGTGCTCGACCCGGCCATGAACGAGCTGGGTCGCGTGGCCCTGGTGGTCGCCGACCAGATGAACAGCATCCAGGCTTCGGGTATCGACATGAACGGGGCCTTCGGCTCCAACCTGTTCAGCAACATCAACAGCGCTGCGCAAATGAGTCAGCGCAGTGTTGCGTCGTTGAACAACAGTGCGGGCTCCGGCAACTTCAACATTGCCATCGAAGACACCGGCAAGCTGACCACCAACGATTACAAGGTGACGTTCACCAGCGGCACGGACTACACCGTCCAGCGCCTGCCCGACGGCACCTCGATGGGCGCGTTCAACACCGCGACCACGCCGCCGCCGGTGATCGACGGTTTCTCGATGACCTTCGCCAACGGCACCGCAGCCGCCGGCGACTCGTTCAAGCTCACCCCGACCCGCAACGCGGCGGCCAGCATCAAGACCGAGATGACCGACTCCAAGCGGCTGGCGATTGCCGCGCCGTTGGGCGCCGCCATCGTGCCAGGGGGCAGCGGTACGCTGACCATTCCGGCCAGCGGCCAGCCAACCATGACGACGAAGCTGGACATCTACGATGAGGCCACCACCAGCATCATCCAGAACGGCATCAAGAATTCCATGCCGGTCAAAGTGGTGTTCGGCGCGACCTCGGCCGATGGCACGAGCCAGGCTTATCAGTTGCTTGATGCACAAGGCGGTACGATCAGCAGCGGTACGATCAAGCCCGGCGAAAGCAACACCCTGAGCCTGAGTGTTCCGCTCAAGGACGCCAGCGGCAACCCGATCCTGGATTCGTCCGTACCGCCGGTGCAGCGCACCGTCACGTTCGACATGTCCATTGCCGGTGCCCCGTCCGATGGTGCCTCCATTAATGTCAGCCTCAGCCAGCCCGGCAGCCTGGACAACCGTAACGGTACTGTCCTGGCGGGTTTGCAGACTGCCAAGACCGTGGATACCGATTCTTCCAGCAAGGGTATTTCCCTGAACGATGCCTACGGCAAGCTGGTAGAAGGCGTAGGTTCCAAGGCCGCCCAAGGCAAGCTCGACAGCGCCGCCACCGGCGCGATCCTGGATAACGCCAAGAACGCCCGCGACTCGCTGTCGGGCGTGGACCTGGATGAAGAAACCGGCAATCTGGTCAAATTCCAGCAGTACTACACCGCGTCTTCGCAGATCATCAAGGCTGCGCAGGAAATCTTCAGCACGCTGATCAACAGTCTTTAA